The [Clostridium] celerecrescens 18A genomic sequence GACTAAAAATAGAATGAGGGAGGATACAGAGTTCGATGACGAAAAAACGTCTCATCTACATCAATCTTGATGGTTTTGGAAAATACTATTATGATCAGATGAGTGCAGGGAAGGAGGCCCTCCCTAATATAAAAAAGCTTGTGAAAAGAGGTGTTTTATTTGAACAGGCTTATACTGGAATACCGTCCATTACCGTCCCAATGCAGACAGGAATTGTCAGCGGCTGCTATTCAGACCGAACGGGAAACTGCGATAAGTATTGGGATAGGGAGGCCAATGAAATAATTCTTACAGGACGCCTTAACCGGGCGCAGACCATAGGTGAAACACTTGCAGAGGAAGGAAGAACCTTCGTATCCATCCAGCAGTTTGCGCTGGAAGGAAAGGGCGCTGTCAGGGGGAAGAGAGACAGGCTTTATACGGAACCTGGTGGTGACTACAGGATACGTTTCTCCATGTTATTGAAGCTTATACGGGAAAATGTCATAGAGGATAAGGGAACCGTATATGAGTATCCGGAATTTCCGGAAGCCGTGTTCCTGTACATAGACGATCTGGATTCTGTGGGTCATAATCCTCCCTGGTGCTATGCAGATTCGGAACGAAAGCGTGTTGATAACGTCTGCCGGGTGCTGGAGGGAATTGATGAGATGCTGGGGGAGATGTTTAACAGTCTGGAAGAGAAAGGACTGTTTGATTCTATGTATCTCCTTCTGACCACAGACCATGGCATGATTAGCTACAGAGGGAAAAGCCGGTTAGGTGACTTTATATGCGCCCTGGAGGAATGGGGATTCCGAGTAGCTGTATGTAAAGAAGGAAAAGTGGAAATGAAGGATTATGATATCCTTTTAACCTCCCATGATATTCAGTGTCAGATGTTCTTGAATGAAAAGTCAGAAGACTTGAGGGCAATGAAGGTGGAAGCTTTAAAGAAATGCATCATTAAGCTGCCTTATGTGGAAACAGTCATGACAGCGAAGGAGCTTGCGGACCGGGGCGTGTACCGGGATTATGCAGACCTTTTAATCAGTCCGGCGGAGGGAGAAAGCTTTTCCTTATATCCCCTTGACCAGGAACATTTATATGCGACCCATGACAGCCTTCATAAGAAATGCCAGCACATTTTTACAGCAATGGCAGGGCCTGGTATAAGGTCAGATTACCGGGAAAACTCCCTGGTGTACACTAAGGATCTAATTCCCACGCTGGCATATTGTTTGGGCTGGAAACAACCCAGAGATGCAACCGGCAGGTGGCTTACTTCGATTCTGAGAGAAGAAATGGAAAGGTGATTGTTTGAAGGCAGGAAAAGAGACAATTAAATACATAAACAAGCAAAACATATTGAATGTTTTCCGGGAAAAGAATGAAGTGACCAAAGCCGAGATCATGGGAGTTACGAAATTAAGCGCGGCTACGGTATCGAATCTGATTCAGGAGCTAATGGAAGAAACACTCCTGACAGAGAAATATTACGGTGAGTCCAGCGGCGGCAGAAAACCTATGATATACAGCTTAAATGGAGAAAGGGTTAGAATTCTTACTGTTAAAGTGACTACAAAAGGGATTCTTGCAGGAATTGTGAATCTGAAAGGTGAAATTATCTGGCATAAATCCTTACCAGTTAGAATTCACGATGAGGCTACATTTCGCAGTGCGATGAAAGAGGCAGCAGCTCAGCTTAAGGAACAGCAGCGAAATCTGATGGAACAGATATCTATTGTTGCATACAGTATACCGGGTGTTATTTGCTACAGTACAAGAAGTATCGTTTATTCCGCTGCACTATATCTGGAGAATGTTGATCTCCAGGCTTTGAGCGACCGGTTATTTAATAAGGATATGGAGGTTTACGTATTTAAGGATACGGATGCCCTGATTCTGGGGGAGTATTACGGAACAGGAAAGGACAGCCGAAACATGGTATACCTTCTGTGTGATCAGGGCGTCGGCATGTCGGTGATTAGTGAGGGGAACCTCCTGCGGCTAACTGGCTGCGGCCTTGAAATCGGACATACCACGATAGATCTTCATGGACTGCCGTGCAAATGCTCGTCTACAGGCTGTGTGGGGACACTTCTGGGAGAAAAGCCTGCGGCAGCGCAGTACACACAGATATATGAAACGATTTATCCGGAAACCATATTTGATGGTACTACGCTTTCTTACGATGTGCTGATTGACAGGTCATTAGAAGGAAAGGACAAAATTGCCTCAAGGGTCATGAGAGAGCAGATTGAATTACTTTCTGTGGTCGTGGTCAATACAGTTAATCTATTCAATCCCGATCTGGTAGTAATTGGCGGACCAGTGGCGAGAATTCCTGAAATGGCTGGTACAGTGGAGGCGTGGGTGAAGAAAAAGGCGCTTAAGCCATTTACCTCTAGTATATCGATTAAGGCTCCCACGCTGGGAAATCACGCATCGTTATATGGTATGGCGGAGTATGTGCTGGACAAAGAAGTATTTACTGCGGTTTCTATCAGAAAACTGACAGGATTTCTAGCCTGAAAAAACACCGCAAAAGCGGGTTTTGGTGTTTTGCAAACGCCTAAATATTCTAAATAAGAGGAGGATTTCATAATGAAGAAAATGGTATCACTGATGGTCGCAGCGGCGTTAGTGGCTGGAGGAATCTCTGGCTGTTCAAAGGCAGCTGTAAAGGAGACATCCGGAGGGGCAGCAGGCCAGGAAAAGACAGCAGAAACAACAGCTTCCCAGGAAAGCGGCGGTGGAGAAAAGTCTCCAGTGACGCTGACATACTGGCAGCATTCCAGTGCGGCGAGAGATGATATGATGACCGAGCTTGTCAAAACATTTGAAGAGCAGAATCCGGATATTAAGGTAAATCTGGAATTTATTCCGGAGGCAGATTACAGTCAGAAACTGATTCCTGCACTTGCAACTGATACAGCTCCCGATGTATTTCAGATACAGTCCGGAATGGTGTCAAAACTTGCGCAGTCCGGAGCCATAAAACCACTGGCTGAAAGCGTTATGTCTGCAGATTCGATCACGGCTGGTTTTGTGCCTGCGGCAGTAGATGGTTTGAAATACGACGGCAAATATTACGGTATGCCTACAGACTTACAGACAATCGTACTGTTATGGAATAAAAAGTTGGTGTCTGAGGCTGGTCTTGATGCGGAAAAAGGTCCGCAGACCTGGGAAGAATTTTTTGATTGGGCGAGAAAGCTGACAAAGACAGAAGACGGCAAGCTGGTTCAGTCCGGATGGGGTGGAACGGGATATGCACCGGAAGTGCTTTCCATAATAAAGCAGTACGGTGGTACCTTCTATGATGACACGGCAGGTCAGTACGTATTTGCTGACGATCCGAAGGTCCTGGAGGCGATAAAAGCTTACATAGCGTCATACAAAACCGACAAGGTATATAACACGGAATTCGTAAAAAGCTGGGCCGGTTTCAGGCAGGGTCTGATCGGCATGATGTTAGGCCATCCAGCCATGATCGGCAATTTACCGCAAACAGCTCCCGATCTGGATTTTGGAGTGGGGCTGATTCCGGCAAAGGGAGAGAGCCGTGCAACCTGCGTGACCTCATGGGGCTACGTAATGAGCGCGAAGGCTCCAGATGAGGCGGCTACCCGGTTCATACAGTTTTTAAGCAGCGAGGACGTGGAAAAGCAGTGGACAGAGAAGACGGGAGAGCTGCCGGCCAGAAAAACACTCTTAGAGGATGCGGGCTTAAAATCAGAGCTGAAAGTGGCGGTTGCCATTGAATCCCTGAATGATTCATTTGTTGGGGTGCTCCAGACCTCTGCGCTTAATACCATCTGGACAGAATCTATGGATCGGATTTTAAAGACAGATGAACCGCTTGAAACCATCTTAAAGGATGCCCAGAGCAAAATGAATGATGAATTAAAGAATCCGGTATAAAAATCAAAAAAGGGTGCCAAGCGGCAGGTCCCGCTTGGTGCTTCCAAGTACTTACGTTAGGAGGTTTTTGAATGAAAGTATCTCAAGGCGCAGTAAGTCGGAACCGGATTACTATGCACAAGGCAGTGCCGTATTTTTTTATTGCACCATCCATCATTTATATATTTCTTGTTACTCTGGTGCCGGCCATCATGGCTCTGCCCATCAGCTTTACAGACTGGTCGGCCTTAAGCCCGAAAAAAAATTTTGTAGGACTTGATAATTATATCAGGCTCATGGGGGATAAGGATTTTTGGAAGTCGTGCCTTGTCATGGGCCAATTTTTTATCTATGTGCCTCTAGTTATGGCCGCAGGTCTGGGTACTGCGCTGCTGCTGAATATAAAAATTAAGGGCGTCAAATTATTCCGTCTTATATTTTATTCACCGGTTATTACCTCCACAATTGCTGCGGCGATTCTGTTCGAATATTTCTTCCAGCCCAGTTTTGGTCTGTTTAACAGTATCTTAGGCTTTTTTGGCCTAAAGAGTCTTGGCTGGGTGGAAAATGCCTCTACAGCCGTACTGTCTGTTATTATCTTCAAGGTGTGGAAGGGGTTCGGAGAGGCCATGTTGATCTATCTGGCAGGACTTCAGGATGTTCCAGCCGAGATAAAAGAAGCATCCGCCATCGATGGAGCAAGCGGCTGGCAGACATTCCGATACATTACGTTTCCTATGCTGCGCCCTGCCCATATTTACCTTCTCATGAAAAATGTAATCGGCGTTTTTATGATTTTCCAGGAGACCTATATGTTAAAGGGACCGCTAAACAGCACCAGAACTGTTGTGAACTACATTTACGAAAAAGGATTTCAAAGCTATCAGATGGGATACGCATCCGCAATGTCCTTCGGTCTGTTTTTTATTGTGCTGCTCATTACTTTGGTCCAATATAAAGCAACCAAAATGGATGTATTATAGGAAGGAGACAGTGCAACCAAATGAATAAAGAAAAAACGAAAAAAGTGGCTGTGAGGGTCTTTTTCTTCCTCATAACCCTAGGACTGGCTGTTATTATTGCCTTCCCCTTTGTGTGGATGATATTTGCTTCTTTCAAAGAATCGAAAGAATTTTATGTATTGAAGCCAACATTGCTGCCGGAACATTTTATTCTGGATAATTTCAGGCAACTGTTTGAAAAATTGAATATAGGTCTTTATTACTGGAACAGCGTGATAGTTACAGTCACACAGGTGTTTTCAACAATTGTTATCGTCCTGTTGGCAGGTTATGGATTTGCAAAGTATGAATTTAAGGGAAAGAATGTACTATTTCTTATGGTTCTGTCTTCTACCATGATTCCATGGGTGGCCACGATTATCCCGCTTTATATCATGGCAAACCAGTTAAAGCTGGTAAATACCATGGCCGGCTTAATCATACCAGGGATGGCAGATGCCTTCAGCATCTTTTTGGCAAGAAATTTCATGTCGGCCATTCCAACGCCGCTTTTAGAAGCTGCAAGGATAGACGGAGCGGGAGAATTGCTGATTTTCAGGAAAATCGTAATTCCTGCAGTAAAGCCTCTGATTGCGGTCATTGCCATTCAAAAGATGGTAGGAAGCTGGAATGCATTCCAGTGGCCTCTTCTTGTGGTGAACTCAGATAAGTTAAGGACACTTCCACTAGCCATTGCCAAGCTGTCTAGCCAGTATTACGATTCATACAACTTAAAAATGGCTGCTGCTGCTGTGGCTATCATTCCGGTTTTAATCATATACATCATATTCCAGAGATATTTAGTGGAAGGCGTGTCGCTATCCGGAATTAAATAGGAAGGTATGGTTATGGTAGATTATCATGTACATACAACATTTTCCGATGGGGAAAGGACTCCAAAGGAAGTCATAGATCTGGCTGTCGCTCTGGGCATTGAAAAGCTGGCAATTACGGACCATTTCGATGTATATGATCCGGGGCTTTCAGGACATCAAAAGACTACAGGGGAGTTACTCCGTCATTTTGACAGAATCAGAAATTTGGCTGGGGGAAAACCGATTACGGTCTATTGCGGCATTGAGACCTGTACGGATGAATACGGGCATTTGCGCATTGACCGGGAATGCCTTTCTGCCTGTGATCTCATTATAACCAGTCCCCATTATATAGAGGGAGACTATCCCTTTCGGCAGGGAGTGTATTTCTGTGATGCCTACTGGCTGGCTTATAAGAAAAAGTTGCTTATGATGGCAGCAGGAGAAGGACACGTACTGGGTCACCCGGAAGGATACCTTCCCATCGGGCCGATGCTGGTCGAGGGTACGACTTATGAGGGAAGACAGGAAATCTGCAGAAGCATCAGCGTGGAATACTTTGATCCTGCATTTATCCAGGAGTTGGGAGAGCAGCTTAAGAAAAGTGGGAAGGCATATGAGCTGCATGGTGCCACGAAAACGCCAAGAGAATGGGTGGTAGAGGCGTTGGCAAAGCAGGACATTTTATTTTCGCCAGGAAGCGACGCTCATGCTGTCAACATCCTTGGGAAAAATGAGCGGGCTATGGAATTGGTAAAAAAATACAATCTTAAATTGTATGAACCGGAACACGGTCGTACATGCAGATAAAGAAAAGACAGAAAGTAGAGGGATGCGGTAATGGTAAAAATTGCATTGATCGGCTGCGGAACTATGGGAAGAACCCATGCCGGTGGATATTTAAAGATTAAGGAGGCAGCTGTAACGGCCTTCTGCGATATACAAGAGGAGCGGGCGGTGAAGCTGGCAGAGCACCACGGCGCTAAAGCGTTCAAAAGCTTCGAAGAAATGTTGGAGCAGGGAGACTTTGACATGCTGGATGTGTGCCTTCCTACTTATCTCCATAAGGAATACGCCATTGCAGCCATGAATAAGGGGAAGCACGTTTTTTGTGAAAAGCCCATTGCTCTGACAATGGAAGATGGTGAGGCCATGCTGGAAGCGGCCAGAGCAAATGAAGTAAAGTTTTCTGTGGGTCATGTGCTGCGCTTTTTCCCAGCTTACAAACAGGCAGGGGAACAGATTGAAAATGGCAGACTGGGGGTTCCGAGGCTGATCAGGACTACAAGAAATCAAGCGTTTCCTCAGTGGAGCTGGGAGAACTGGTATCAGGACTATG encodes the following:
- a CDS encoding Gfo/Idh/MocA family protein; the protein is MVKIALIGCGTMGRTHAGGYLKIKEAAVTAFCDIQEERAVKLAEHHGAKAFKSFEEMLEQGDFDMLDVCLPTYLHKEYAIAAMNKGKHVFCEKPIALTMEDGEAMLEAARANEVKFSVGHVLRFFPAYKQAGEQIENGRLGVPRLIRTTRNQAFPQWSWENWYQDYAKSGGPILDLVIHDVDWIIRNIGAVERVYAKSFNGTVAGQEHCILLLRLKNGAIAHVEGSWAYPSGSAFHVTYEIVGTKAQIEFDNLTTSPVIKQTCENGLHKLEAFSPVEGLSEPYCAELNEFVRSIEYNLPLAVTGQEAVEALKVVLSGIQSSKSGQPVSL
- a CDS encoding carbohydrate ABC transporter permease; its protein translation is MKVSQGAVSRNRITMHKAVPYFFIAPSIIYIFLVTLVPAIMALPISFTDWSALSPKKNFVGLDNYIRLMGDKDFWKSCLVMGQFFIYVPLVMAAGLGTALLLNIKIKGVKLFRLIFYSPVITSTIAAAILFEYFFQPSFGLFNSILGFFGLKSLGWVENASTAVLSVIIFKVWKGFGEAMLIYLAGLQDVPAEIKEASAIDGASGWQTFRYITFPMLRPAHIYLLMKNVIGVFMIFQETYMLKGPLNSTRTVVNYIYEKGFQSYQMGYASAMSFGLFFIVLLITLVQYKATKMDVL
- a CDS encoding ROK family protein, whose amino-acid sequence is MKAGKETIKYINKQNILNVFREKNEVTKAEIMGVTKLSAATVSNLIQELMEETLLTEKYYGESSGGRKPMIYSLNGERVRILTVKVTTKGILAGIVNLKGEIIWHKSLPVRIHDEATFRSAMKEAAAQLKEQQRNLMEQISIVAYSIPGVICYSTRSIVYSAALYLENVDLQALSDRLFNKDMEVYVFKDTDALILGEYYGTGKDSRNMVYLLCDQGVGMSVISEGNLLRLTGCGLEIGHTTIDLHGLPCKCSSTGCVGTLLGEKPAAAQYTQIYETIYPETIFDGTTLSYDVLIDRSLEGKDKIASRVMREQIELLSVVVVNTVNLFNPDLVVIGGPVARIPEMAGTVEAWVKKKALKPFTSSISIKAPTLGNHASLYGMAEYVLDKEVFTAVSIRKLTGFLA
- a CDS encoding alkaline phosphatase family protein — encoded protein: MTKKRLIYINLDGFGKYYYDQMSAGKEALPNIKKLVKRGVLFEQAYTGIPSITVPMQTGIVSGCYSDRTGNCDKYWDREANEIILTGRLNRAQTIGETLAEEGRTFVSIQQFALEGKGAVRGKRDRLYTEPGGDYRIRFSMLLKLIRENVIEDKGTVYEYPEFPEAVFLYIDDLDSVGHNPPWCYADSERKRVDNVCRVLEGIDEMLGEMFNSLEEKGLFDSMYLLLTTDHGMISYRGKSRLGDFICALEEWGFRVAVCKEGKVEMKDYDILLTSHDIQCQMFLNEKSEDLRAMKVEALKKCIIKLPYVETVMTAKELADRGVYRDYADLLISPAEGESFSLYPLDQEHLYATHDSLHKKCQHIFTAMAGPGIRSDYRENSLVYTKDLIPTLAYCLGWKQPRDATGRWLTSILREEMER
- a CDS encoding PHP domain-containing protein yields the protein MVDYHVHTTFSDGERTPKEVIDLAVALGIEKLAITDHFDVYDPGLSGHQKTTGELLRHFDRIRNLAGGKPITVYCGIETCTDEYGHLRIDRECLSACDLIITSPHYIEGDYPFRQGVYFCDAYWLAYKKKLLMMAAGEGHVLGHPEGYLPIGPMLVEGTTYEGRQEICRSISVEYFDPAFIQELGEQLKKSGKAYELHGATKTPREWVVEALAKQDILFSPGSDAHAVNILGKNERAMELVKKYNLKLYEPEHGRTCR
- a CDS encoding ABC transporter substrate-binding protein → MKKMVSLMVAAALVAGGISGCSKAAVKETSGGAAGQEKTAETTASQESGGGEKSPVTLTYWQHSSAARDDMMTELVKTFEEQNPDIKVNLEFIPEADYSQKLIPALATDTAPDVFQIQSGMVSKLAQSGAIKPLAESVMSADSITAGFVPAAVDGLKYDGKYYGMPTDLQTIVLLWNKKLVSEAGLDAEKGPQTWEEFFDWARKLTKTEDGKLVQSGWGGTGYAPEVLSIIKQYGGTFYDDTAGQYVFADDPKVLEAIKAYIASYKTDKVYNTEFVKSWAGFRQGLIGMMLGHPAMIGNLPQTAPDLDFGVGLIPAKGESRATCVTSWGYVMSAKAPDEAATRFIQFLSSEDVEKQWTEKTGELPARKTLLEDAGLKSELKVAVAIESLNDSFVGVLQTSALNTIWTESMDRILKTDEPLETILKDAQSKMNDELKNPV
- a CDS encoding carbohydrate ABC transporter permease, producing MNKEKTKKVAVRVFFFLITLGLAVIIAFPFVWMIFASFKESKEFYVLKPTLLPEHFILDNFRQLFEKLNIGLYYWNSVIVTVTQVFSTIVIVLLAGYGFAKYEFKGKNVLFLMVLSSTMIPWVATIIPLYIMANQLKLVNTMAGLIIPGMADAFSIFLARNFMSAIPTPLLEAARIDGAGELLIFRKIVIPAVKPLIAVIAIQKMVGSWNAFQWPLLVVNSDKLRTLPLAIAKLSSQYYDSYNLKMAAAAVAIIPVLIIYIIFQRYLVEGVSLSGIK